Proteins encoded within one genomic window of Kibdelosporangium phytohabitans:
- the purM gene encoding phosphoribosylformylglycinamidine cyclo-ligase: MTPHDAGSTKTAAEHIQKLKPWAEKADRPEVLSVLGGFAGLFKLKLDRWREPVLASATEGVGTKIAVAQAMDLHDTIGMDLVAMVVDDLVVCGAEPLFLENYIATGKINPDRIAALVKGISDGCVKAGCALLGGETAERPGLMPEEDYDISATGVGVVEADNILGAERVRPGDVVIGLSSSGLHSNGYSLARRVLLEIARMPLEGHVEEFGRTLGEELLEPTRIYAKDCLALAAETDVRTFAHITGGGLVANLARVIPQGLTAVLDRGAWTPAPVFGLIGRRGRVERDELERTFNMGIGMVAVLSAEDIDRALAILTARHMPAWVIGEVEVADPGSPLAYLRGDHPRF, translated from the coding sequence ATGACACCGCACGACGCCGGCTCGACCAAGACCGCGGCTGAGCACATCCAGAAGCTCAAGCCGTGGGCGGAGAAGGCGGACCGGCCGGAGGTGCTGTCCGTGCTCGGCGGGTTCGCCGGGCTGTTCAAGCTCAAGCTCGACCGCTGGCGCGAGCCGGTGCTGGCGTCGGCGACCGAGGGCGTCGGCACGAAGATCGCTGTGGCGCAAGCGATGGACCTGCACGACACGATCGGCATGGACCTGGTCGCGATGGTGGTCGACGACCTGGTGGTGTGCGGCGCGGAGCCGTTGTTCCTGGAGAACTACATCGCCACCGGAAAGATCAACCCGGACCGGATCGCCGCACTGGTCAAGGGAATCTCGGACGGATGCGTCAAGGCGGGCTGCGCGCTGCTCGGCGGGGAGACCGCGGAGCGGCCGGGCCTGATGCCGGAGGAGGACTACGACATCTCCGCGACCGGCGTCGGCGTGGTCGAAGCAGACAACATCCTTGGCGCGGAACGAGTACGCCCCGGTGACGTGGTGATCGGCCTGTCGTCGTCCGGCCTGCACTCCAACGGCTATTCGTTGGCCCGCAGGGTGTTGCTGGAGATCGCGAGGATGCCGCTGGAGGGGCACGTCGAGGAGTTCGGCCGGACGCTGGGCGAGGAACTGCTGGAGCCGACCCGGATCTACGCCAAGGACTGCCTCGCGCTCGCGGCGGAGACCGACGTCCGGACGTTCGCGCACATCACCGGCGGTGGCCTGGTCGCCAACCTCGCCCGCGTGATCCCCCAAGGCCTGACAGCGGTGCTCGACCGCGGCGCGTGGACGCCCGCGCCGGTGTTCGGCCTGATCGGCCGTCGTGGCCGGGTCGAACGCGACGAGCTCGAACGAACCTTCAACATGGGCATTGGCATGGTCGCGGTGCTCAGCGCGGAAGACATCGACCGCGCGCTGGCGATCCTGACCGCCCGCCACATGCCCGCGTGGGTGATCGGTGAGGTCGAAGTGGCGGACCCGGGCAGCCCGCTCGCGTACCTGCGCGGCGACCACCCGCGCTTCTAA
- the purF gene encoding amidophosphoribosyltransferase — protein sequence MVTDQSDQSAPHAGTIDEEPREECGVFGVWAPGEEVAKLTYYGLYALQHRGQEAAGISVADGQQVVVFKDLGLVSQVFDEQILHSLKGHVAVGHCRYSTTGSSTWENAQPTFRTTASGKSLSLGHNGNLVNTADLLERSERAGITTKNGATTDSDLICGLLAAYATGDVSIEQAAMELLPTLRGAFCLVFSDESTLYAARDPHGVHPLVLGRLERGWVVASETAALDICGASFVREVEPGELLAIDENGLRSSRFAVPEPKGCVFEYVYLARPDTAISGRSVHATRVEIGRRLATEHPAEADLVIPVPESGTPAAVGYAQASGIPYGMGLVKNAYVGRTFIQPSQTIRQLGIRLKLNPLRDVIRGKRLVVVDDSIVRGNTQRALVRMLREAGALEVHVRIASPPVKWPCFYGIDFASRAELIANGLDFDGVRRSIGADSLGYISLESMVAATEQPRSRLCAACFDGHYPIELPGAALIGKHLLESVEKGVAGAATPVLVNGYGAEDALQRP from the coding sequence GTGGTCACCGACCAGTCGGACCAGTCAGCCCCCCACGCCGGCACCATCGACGAGGAACCCCGCGAGGAATGCGGCGTTTTCGGAGTCTGGGCCCCGGGTGAGGAAGTCGCCAAGCTCACGTACTACGGGCTGTACGCGTTGCAGCACCGTGGTCAGGAGGCGGCGGGCATCTCCGTCGCGGATGGCCAGCAGGTCGTCGTCTTCAAGGATCTCGGCCTGGTCAGCCAGGTGTTCGACGAGCAGATCCTGCACTCGCTCAAGGGCCACGTCGCCGTCGGGCACTGCCGGTACTCCACGACCGGCTCGAGCACGTGGGAGAACGCCCAGCCGACGTTCCGCACCACCGCGAGCGGCAAAAGCCTCTCCCTCGGCCACAACGGCAACCTGGTGAACACCGCCGACCTGCTGGAACGCTCCGAGCGGGCGGGCATCACCACCAAGAACGGCGCGACGACCGACTCGGACCTGATCTGCGGGCTGTTGGCCGCGTACGCCACCGGCGACGTGAGCATCGAGCAGGCCGCCATGGAACTGCTGCCCACGTTGCGGGGCGCGTTCTGCCTGGTCTTCTCCGACGAGTCCACGCTCTACGCGGCGCGCGACCCGCACGGCGTGCACCCGCTTGTCCTCGGGCGTCTCGAGCGTGGCTGGGTTGTCGCGAGTGAGACAGCTGCGCTGGACATCTGTGGCGCCTCGTTCGTGCGTGAGGTCGAGCCAGGTGAGCTCCTGGCGATCGACGAGAACGGCCTGCGGTCGTCCCGGTTCGCCGTGCCGGAGCCCAAGGGCTGCGTGTTCGAGTACGTCTACCTGGCCCGGCCGGACACCGCGATCTCCGGTCGCAGCGTGCACGCCACGCGCGTGGAGATCGGCCGCAGGCTGGCCACCGAACACCCGGCCGAAGCCGACCTGGTGATCCCGGTGCCCGAGTCGGGAACGCCCGCCGCGGTCGGGTACGCGCAGGCCTCCGGGATCCCGTACGGCATGGGCCTGGTCAAGAACGCCTACGTCGGCCGCACCTTCATCCAGCCGTCGCAGACCATCCGGCAGCTGGGCATCCGGCTCAAGCTCAACCCGTTGCGCGACGTGATCCGCGGCAAGCGGCTCGTCGTGGTGGACGACTCGATCGTGCGCGGCAACACGCAGCGCGCGCTGGTGCGGATGCTGCGTGAGGCCGGTGCGCTGGAGGTGCACGTCCGGATCGCGTCCCCGCCGGTGAAATGGCCGTGTTTCTACGGCATCGACTTCGCCTCACGGGCCGAGCTGATCGCCAACGGCCTCGACTTCGACGGCGTTCGCCGGTCGATCGGCGCGGACTCCCTCGGCTACATCTCGCTGGAGAGCATGGTCGCCGCGACCGAGCAGCCGCGCAGCAGGCTGTGCGCGGCGTGCTTCGACGGTCACTACCCGATCGAACTGCCCGGTGCGGCGTTGATCGGCAAGCACCTGCTGGAGAGCGTGGAGAAAGGTGTCGCCGGCGCGGCGACCCCTGTCCTGGTCAACGGGTACGGTGCCGAAGACGCCCTGCAGCGTCCCTGA
- a CDS encoding sterol carrier family protein yields the protein MPWLTGETDQTPARPVLATAVRASLRTLEQIAPGHTVEVRVPPFAAIQCIPGPRHTRGTPPNVIETDPRTWLELATGLLAWTDGVESTKVSASGTRADLSGLLPIVRNVRQ from the coding sequence ATGCCCTGGCTCACCGGCGAAACAGACCAAACCCCCGCACGGCCCGTCCTCGCGACGGCCGTGCGGGCCAGTCTGCGCACCCTCGAACAGATCGCGCCCGGCCACACCGTCGAGGTCCGCGTCCCGCCGTTCGCGGCGATCCAGTGCATCCCCGGCCCCCGCCACACCCGCGGCACGCCGCCGAACGTGATCGAAACCGACCCGCGCACGTGGCTGGAACTGGCGACCGGCCTGCTGGCGTGGACCGACGGCGTGGAGTCGACGAAGGTCTCCGCGTCCGGCACCCGCGCGGATCTCAGCGGCCTGCTCCCGATCGTCCGGAACGTGCGCCAGTAG
- a CDS encoding ESX secretion-associated protein EspG, producing the protein MIDLGAPVQPRPITISALEFDVLWEHFGYEDMPLVVKVPSPGATWTERKQLVEQAWTGLEQRGLGRAIDLNPSIERALGILARPDREVDGRTWLGRSVRFLAAAREEEAVLAIQADAFLTFHSVPPQSLASVATGVLSPVSAGPGQSVNIRADDFETAANNAGGTQKGFEQALRNRGIREDDVRTLSTMIKDVVATGNFGAAARDKWGKRHRAERVVAFFDTEDGRYLQVRKASGDGSAWTTISPTDTRRLTHQVEQLLGEIVREAASK; encoded by the coding sequence GTGATCGATCTGGGCGCTCCCGTGCAACCAAGGCCGATCACGATCTCGGCTCTCGAATTCGACGTCCTGTGGGAGCACTTCGGCTACGAGGACATGCCACTCGTGGTCAAAGTGCCCTCGCCGGGCGCGACGTGGACCGAACGCAAGCAGTTGGTGGAACAGGCGTGGACCGGGCTCGAGCAGCGCGGACTCGGCCGGGCGATCGACCTGAACCCGAGCATCGAGCGCGCGCTCGGGATCCTGGCCCGGCCCGACCGCGAGGTCGACGGCCGGACGTGGCTCGGCCGCAGTGTCCGCTTCCTCGCCGCCGCGCGCGAGGAGGAAGCGGTGCTCGCGATCCAGGCGGACGCCTTCCTGACGTTCCACAGCGTGCCCCCGCAGTCCCTGGCGAGTGTGGCCACCGGGGTGTTGTCGCCGGTGTCCGCGGGCCCGGGCCAGTCGGTGAACATCCGCGCGGACGACTTCGAAACGGCCGCCAACAACGCCGGTGGTACGCAGAAGGGCTTCGAGCAGGCCCTGCGCAACCGCGGGATCAGGGAAGACGACGTGCGGACGCTGTCGACCATGATCAAGGACGTGGTGGCGACCGGGAACTTCGGCGCAGCGGCCCGCGACAAGTGGGGCAAGCGGCACCGTGCGGAGCGCGTCGTGGCCTTCTTCGACACCGAGGACGGCCGCTACCTGCAGGTCCGCAAGGCGTCCGGCGACGGCAGCGCGTGGACGACGATCTCCCCGACCGACACCCGTCGGCTGACCCACCAGGTCGAGCAGCTGCTCGGCGAGATCGTCCGCGAGGCTGCGAGCAAGTAG
- a CDS encoding PPE domain-containing protein has protein sequence MNSDIRWMGLDHKAIFEMINAGPGPNASDAPADFWGTLSAGLNDISATLHKKLGDLNVHWEGVSSEQALAGMNPLKDWASKAENGSTVMKTSFELQGNYVGDARNEVPPPKQVTTPEPSGWQMVAAGAAALVGNGGPAASVAAQSADHEAQERASDEAARKAVQAMQKYEKSSDWNADTLGHFEDPPKLVVDTPPPAPGLHGGSVETGGMYNNTGVHHNQQTQTSSVHHSPIGGQSAQQPNITPNQQVQHHGSNVSPNQFTSQQGYTSPQGHPGLQPTPPKPPIQPPNNAQQWGGGQFVPGGGPFTSGQGPTSGGRPGIPGGGSGGGGAGGRGGLGPNAGFGQNSSMMDDGRQGRPGGAGTNPMAQEGAPRTGPGGGNMGPGGRGGQAGMPANGRRADGEDDDEHETPDYLMETDDIWGDERTVAPSVIGEKPEHQ, from the coding sequence ATGAACAGCGACATCAGGTGGATGGGCCTCGACCACAAGGCCATCTTCGAGATGATCAACGCGGGTCCCGGCCCGAACGCATCCGACGCGCCCGCGGACTTCTGGGGAACCCTGTCGGCAGGCCTGAACGACATCAGCGCGACCCTGCACAAGAAGCTCGGCGACCTCAACGTCCACTGGGAGGGCGTGTCGTCCGAGCAGGCGCTCGCCGGGATGAACCCGCTCAAGGACTGGGCGTCCAAGGCCGAGAACGGCTCGACCGTCATGAAGACGTCCTTCGAGCTGCAGGGCAACTACGTCGGTGACGCCCGCAACGAGGTGCCGCCGCCCAAGCAGGTGACCACGCCGGAGCCGTCGGGCTGGCAGATGGTCGCCGCGGGCGCCGCCGCGCTGGTCGGCAACGGCGGCCCGGCCGCCTCCGTCGCGGCGCAGTCGGCCGACCACGAGGCGCAGGAGCGCGCGTCGGACGAGGCCGCCCGCAAGGCCGTGCAGGCGATGCAGAAGTACGAGAAGAGCAGCGACTGGAACGCCGACACGCTCGGCCACTTCGAGGACCCGCCGAAGCTCGTCGTCGACACCCCGCCGCCCGCGCCCGGACTGCACGGCGGTTCGGTGGAGACCGGCGGCATGTACAACAACACCGGCGTGCACCACAACCAGCAGACGCAGACCAGCTCGGTGCACCACTCGCCGATCGGTGGCCAGTCGGCTCAGCAGCCGAACATCACGCCGAACCAGCAGGTGCAGCACCACGGCAGCAACGTGTCGCCGAACCAGTTCACCTCGCAGCAGGGCTACACGTCGCCGCAGGGCCACCCCGGCCTGCAGCCGACGCCGCCCAAGCCGCCGATCCAGCCGCCGAACAACGCCCAGCAGTGGGGCGGCGGTCAGTTCGTGCCCGGTGGTGGCCCGTTCACCTCGGGCCAGGGCCCCACCAGCGGTGGCCGTCCCGGTATCCCCGGCGGTGGCTCCGGTGGCGGTGGCGCGGGTGGTCGCGGTGGCCTCGGGCCGAACGCGGGCTTCGGGCAGAACTCGTCGATGATGGACGACGGGCGGCAGGGGCGTCCCGGCGGCGCGGGCACCAACCCGATGGCGCAGGAAGGCGCGCCGCGTACCGGTCCCGGCGGCGGCAACATGGGCCCAGGTGGCCGTGGTGGCCAAGCGGGGATGCCTGCCAACGGCCGCCGGGCGGACGGCGAGGACGACGACGAGCACGAGACGCCGGACTACCTGATGGAAACCGACGACATCTGGGGTGACGAGCGCACGGTCGCGCCCTCGGTGATCGGCGAGAAGCCAGAGCACCAGTGA
- a CDS encoding type VII secretion system-associated protein, translating to MPPDITPEMRASAKSNPNTWLYVIDPLFESEADVPPWGVVGAYPVDASGEIEDSFQPNDRYRPSPQALRMPAPPSAVDEMLQLIRTGHREATSLPPLLLDAALLLYAGSPRERDVIGFPDPAGRVFVPVCTVAEHVPAAWPGWRVVSGRDLVPLLSGFPLLINPVGPLSAIVPAAHLAA from the coding sequence ATGCCGCCGGACATCACGCCCGAGATGCGGGCGAGCGCAAAGAGTAACCCGAACACGTGGCTGTACGTGATCGACCCGCTGTTCGAGTCCGAAGCCGACGTCCCGCCGTGGGGTGTGGTCGGTGCGTACCCGGTGGACGCGAGCGGCGAGATCGAGGACAGCTTCCAGCCCAACGACCGCTACCGGCCGTCACCGCAGGCCCTGCGGATGCCCGCGCCGCCCAGCGCGGTCGACGAGATGCTCCAGCTGATCAGGACCGGGCACCGGGAAGCCACGTCCTTGCCGCCCCTGCTGCTCGACGCGGCGCTGCTGCTCTACGCGGGGTCACCGCGGGAGCGTGACGTCATCGGCTTCCCGGACCCGGCGGGGCGCGTTTTCGTGCCCGTCTGCACGGTGGCGGAGCACGTACCCGCTGCCTGGCCTGGTTGGCGGGTCGTCAGCGGACGTGACCTGGTCCCGCTGCTCAGCGGTTTCCCGCTGCTGATCAACCCCGTCGGCCCGCTGAGCGCGATCGTCCCCGCCGCGCATCTCGCTGCCTGA
- a CDS encoding putative bifunctional diguanylate cyclase/phosphodiesterase — MESPSWPAAEGSGGCERFARRWAAAVRNTSYVALETEEIVERLAEFGKVLVDVANADAYPHQTVEWIGIELVRMRFLETESLAASIRVIGDGLPALADSSERAIRRLPKILASLVTGFNEAISERNLEDQQPESVRAAVMDARRGAHAALRASEARFQAVFHEAAVGIGICDMRGNMIDANRALSDLLGMQLSELRTMNIEEFFEKDMPAKLREEYDEALAGLRDNYQVERRFRRRDGVTLRTNLKVSVVRDEAGRPQYLVGMIEDITERHTLQRRLRHEATHDPLTGLPNRALFQERLNEVFATGGETRVGLCYLDVDGFKVINDSLGHDVGDQLLVAVGSRLGVLVDGPDRMVARMGGDEFVVLVQDCASMKDLTLLADKILSALREPVRIGGHDLTVSASIGIVERPCEGTTPADTMRDADVTLYWAKSDGKDQYACFDPERNAHEVARFTLSARMPAALEREEFYVDYQPIVRLPDGELHGVEALVRWRHPEFGPLGPDRFIGLAEETGLIVPLGRWVLRTACVQAKQWWDRFGDDAPYVSVNLAVRQCRDPGLVDDIRKILAETGLPAHRVQLELTESAIMGATGEPLEMLRTLVDLGLTIAIDDFGTGYSNLAYLRVLPVRTLKIAGSFLEGLRDPGNASLVDTQIVRTLVSLAHLLGLTVTAEGVETTEQADRLRRIGADCAQGWLYAKSGPPEDIEKWLTAATAGQR, encoded by the coding sequence GTGGAAAGCCCGAGCTGGCCCGCGGCCGAGGGGTCGGGCGGGTGTGAGCGGTTCGCCAGGCGCTGGGCTGCGGCCGTCCGGAACACCAGCTATGTAGCGCTGGAGACCGAGGAGATCGTCGAGCGGCTGGCCGAGTTCGGCAAGGTGCTCGTCGACGTGGCGAACGCGGACGCCTACCCGCACCAGACCGTCGAGTGGATCGGCATCGAACTCGTCCGGATGCGGTTCCTGGAAACCGAGTCCCTCGCCGCGTCCATCCGGGTGATCGGCGATGGCCTGCCCGCGCTCGCCGACTCGTCCGAACGGGCGATCCGCAGGCTGCCGAAGATCCTGGCTTCGCTCGTGACCGGATTCAACGAGGCGATCAGCGAACGGAATCTGGAAGACCAGCAGCCCGAATCGGTCCGCGCGGCGGTGATGGACGCCCGCCGCGGCGCACACGCGGCGTTGCGGGCGAGCGAGGCGCGCTTCCAGGCGGTGTTCCACGAAGCGGCCGTCGGCATCGGCATCTGCGACATGCGCGGCAACATGATCGACGCCAACCGGGCGCTGTCCGATCTGCTCGGCATGCAGCTGTCCGAACTGCGCACGATGAACATCGAGGAGTTCTTCGAGAAGGACATGCCGGCCAAACTCCGCGAGGAGTACGACGAAGCACTGGCGGGCCTGCGCGACAACTACCAGGTGGAGCGGCGATTCCGGCGCCGCGACGGCGTGACGCTCAGGACGAACCTGAAGGTCTCGGTCGTCCGCGACGAAGCGGGCCGCCCGCAGTACCTGGTCGGGATGATCGAGGACATCACCGAACGGCACACCCTGCAGCGCAGGCTGCGGCACGAGGCGACGCACGACCCGCTGACCGGGCTGCCCAACCGGGCGCTGTTCCAGGAGCGACTCAACGAAGTCTTCGCGACCGGCGGGGAAACCCGCGTCGGCCTCTGCTACCTGGACGTCGACGGCTTCAAGGTGATCAACGACAGCCTCGGCCACGATGTCGGCGACCAGTTGCTGGTCGCGGTCGGCTCCAGGCTCGGCGTGCTCGTGGACGGACCGGACCGGATGGTCGCGCGGATGGGCGGCGACGAGTTCGTGGTGCTGGTCCAGGACTGCGCGTCCATGAAGGACCTGACCCTGCTGGCGGACAAGATCCTTTCGGCGCTGCGCGAACCGGTCCGGATCGGCGGCCACGACCTGACGGTGTCCGCGAGCATCGGGATCGTTGAACGCCCATGCGAGGGAACGACACCCGCGGACACGATGCGTGACGCGGACGTGACGCTCTACTGGGCCAAATCGGACGGGAAGGACCAGTACGCCTGCTTCGACCCGGAGCGCAACGCGCACGAGGTGGCCCGCTTCACCCTGTCGGCCCGGATGCCCGCGGCGCTGGAACGCGAAGAGTTCTATGTGGACTACCAGCCGATCGTCCGCCTGCCGGACGGCGAACTGCACGGCGTGGAAGCGCTGGTCCGCTGGCGGCACCCGGAGTTCGGCCCGCTGGGCCCGGACCGGTTCATCGGACTGGCCGAGGAGACGGGCCTGATCGTCCCACTGGGACGCTGGGTGCTCAGGACAGCCTGCGTGCAGGCGAAGCAGTGGTGGGACAGGTTCGGCGACGACGCGCCGTACGTGAGCGTGAACCTGGCGGTCCGCCAGTGCCGGGACCCCGGACTGGTCGACGACATCCGCAAGATCCTCGCCGAAACCGGGCTGCCCGCCCACAGAGTCCAGCTGGAACTGACCGAGAGCGCGATCATGGGCGCGACCGGCGAACCGCTGGAGATGCTCCGCACCCTGGTGGACCTCGGCCTGACGATAGCGATCGACGACTTCGGCACGGGCTACTCGAACCTGGCGTACCTGCGCGTGCTGCCGGTCCGGACGCTGAAGATCGCTGGGTCCTTCCTCGAAGGCCTCCGCGACCCGGGCAACGCCAGCCTGGTGGACACCCAGATCGTCCGAACCCTGGTCTCCCTTGCCCACCTGCTGGGCCTGACAGTGACCGCGGAGGGCGTGGAAACCACCGAGCAGGCCGACCGCCTGCGCCGGATCGGCGCGGACTGCGCCCAAGGCTGGCTCTACGCCAAGTCCGGCCCGCCGGAGGACATCGAGAAGTGGCTCACCGCGGCGACCGCGGGTCAGCGGTAG